GCCCAACAAATCATAAACAGGCACACCTAAATATTTTCCAACAACGTCATAACAAGCAATATCCAGCGCCGCTTTAGCAGTCGGTACCCCATAAATTGCCGCATCCATAATGTCGTGAATACGTTCCATATTCTTCGGATCTTCACCAATTAATTTTGGTGCTAACGTATTTTTAATCACTTCAAATGTAGATGTCAAACTTTCTCCCGTCACATGCTCGTCCGCAACACCTTCCCCGTACCCAACATGCCCTGTATCTGTTGTGATTTTTACAATAATAGAAGGCATATCGTCATAACGTGCATAACTAATCACAAAAGGTTCATATAGCGGCAGACGAATCGCAAAAATTTCTATCTCTGTAATCTTCATCTTTATCAAATCCTCTCGTACTTCTTATCTTTGAATACTTTATTTTTACAAGTTTCTATTTAATCCTACCGTTTATTTCATTTCAATTCAAAAAGTTTTTCTTATACCGCGCTAATATTACAAAAATATTACATTTCGTGTCCTTGTATATATTTTAGTAGCCATGGTTACTACTACTCTAAAGGCGAAATGCTCATATGAACAAAAGAAGCCTTTTGGAATATGAAAATGTTGAATTTAAAGAGGAGGAAATTTTTTTATGCAAAGACATATCGTAGGTCTAATGCTTGCAATCGCATTAGTCATAGGATTGACTGGAGGACAAGCTACAGTAGAAGCATCTTCCACGTACAATGTTCAAACTGGAGACACAGTATGGGACATCGCACAAAACGATGATATTAGCGTAGATGACTTGTTTACTTGGAATGAATTAGAATCACAGTCACCGCATACCTTAACTGAACAAGAAAAAAAGATTGAAAGTAAAAACGGCACTTATATCGTCCAAAAAGGGGATACACTTTCTAAAATTGCAAAAATGCATCAAATCTCCTTATCGAACTTGATGAATTGGAATGGATTAACAGGTCACTTAATCTATCCTGGACAAGAACTATCCGTAGATGGCAAGAATCCAAAAGCACCACCCAAAAATGTCGCAAAGGCGGTAACCCCATCTACCCCTGCCACGGAAAATAAAACAACAAAAGAGCCAACAAAACAACCTGCTCAGAATAATAAGGCAGCGAATCAAACAACAAATAAAACTGCGAACAATTCAACCAAAAGCAACCAAGCTCCAGTATCGGCATCCGGGAAAGAAATGACGGTCACTGCTACCGCCTATACCGCATATTGCCAAGGTTGTTCGGGAACAACCTATACAGGAATTGATTTACGGGCAAATCCGCATCTTAAAGTTATCGCGGTCGATCCGTCCATCATCCCTCTCGGCTCCCGTGTATGGGTTGAAGGTTACGGTGAAGCAATCGCTGGTGATATCGGCGGTGCCATTAAAGGGAATATCATTGATGTCTTCATTGAAAATCAACAAGATGCATTAAACTGGGGACGTCGAACAGTACAAATTAAAGTTTTAGACTAAGGTATATACGAAAGACAAAGTCAGTACTGACTTTGTCTTTTTTCATGAAATAATTTAAAAAGAATTCAGTACGAGTAAAATATTTGTGGGGGATAAATAAAAATTCCATAACACAATTAATCTCCGTTCCAATCGGACGCTTTCCGCGGGCACGGCTTCAATCTCCTCGTCGCTGCGCTCCTGCGGGGCTTTCAGCTCGCGCTGTTCCCGCTGGAGTCGCCGATCTCCACTCCGATTAATTGATATGCACATGGAATAATTTAGATTAAAATGCATCAAAAAAAGGGCCCTCTTCTTGTATAGTGAAGTTTGCACTCAAACACTACAGGAATGAACCCACATAATTTAGAGTTACACTAAATTAACAACATTGAAAGAGATAGAAACGGATTTTTTTCAAACACCTCAACAAACTAAAGTTATTTATAAACAAGTTTTATTAAGTTATATGCACTTATAGAAATATATATAAAGAATCTCTGTTGATTGGAGTGCAGAGCGGCGACTCCGGTGGGATTAGCGGGACAGGTGAGACCCCGCAGGAACGCGGTTTTCGTGACGAGGAGGCTCACCGCCCGCCCCACGGAACGCGTCCGCTCGGAACGGAAATCAACATGGTTTATTTGGCATTTTTAAAAACGGGGTACTAAACTATTTAAGAAGAAAAAACTTATGCTTAGAAAAGTACCTACAAAAACTTGACTCAATCAGAATTCATAAAGATCATGCGCTTTTCAATTCCCTGTTAAATGCTATCATGAATATACATAGTAGTTGCACCCCTCTCATGAAGGAAGTGTAAATAATGAAAGATGATCACCATTCTTCTGATGAATTAACGGAAGAAGAGTTTATTGAACTTGTATTAGAGGAACAGCAAGAGGCATTAAGAAAAGCTAGACTTGAAAAAGATGCACCAAAACCAAAGCGGCCATTTCCAAGATGGACCTTTTGGATAATGGCACTTGTTCTTACATTTAGTACATTTTCTGCTATTTTTGAAGTATATTCTATCCCCGCGATTGAATTTCTAAAAACGTCTGCAAAATTATCGCAAGATGAGGAAATCGCTGACTTCAAAAAATCAGTGGTCGTTGTCACAACTGATGATGGGAAAGGAACCGGATTTTCGATTACAAGTGATGGTAAAATCATTACAAATTATCATGTGATTGAAGGAAATAATCGAGTCATTGTTACGTTTCCTGACGATGGACGATTTACGGCTACAGTGGTTGATACCTTTCCCACCATTGATCTTGCTGTACTTCAAGTCGATGGTAAAAATCTTCCGTTTTTAACCGTTGCTGATGAAATCGATTTTTCTACGGAAGCACCGATTCGTTTTATCGGAAATCCGCTTAGTTTCCATGGAATCGCCAATGAAGGAACGTTGCTTGATTTTACACAGTTGTCTGACTGGGATAAAGAAGTGATGATGATTCAAGCACCTGTCTATCGTGGGAATAGTGGAAGTCCGGTCTTTAACCAAAACGGTGACGTGATCGGTGTTATTTTTGCAACCATGACGGACCATACATACGGAAAAATCGGTCTCGTTGTGCCAATCGAATACTTCCATCAAGCACATGAAAAACCAGGTGAAGAGTAAGATTCTTCACCTGGTTTTTTACACTTCTATTACGACAGGCAGGATCATTGGCCTTCTTTTCGTTTCAACATATAACAGCTGCTCGGTCGCTTTTTTCAGTGTCTGTCTAACAATCCCTTGCTGATTTCTGTTCACACCTTGCAATTCAGCCACTTTCTTAATCACTAACTCATTTACTTCTTGCATCAATTCTTCCGCATCACGCCTATACACAAATCCTCTAGAGATGATGTCTGGATTAGAAACAAGCTCCCCGTTTTTTCGATTAATCGTCACGACAATTATCACAATGCCTTCCTCGGATAAAAGTTTTCGGTCACGTAGGACGACATTGCCGACATCACCAATGCCTAATCCATCTACAAAAATATGCCCGGAATGAACCGACTTCGTTTGACGGGCTTCTCCACCTGTAATTTCGATGACATCACCGTTATTCATAATGAAGATATTATCTAATTCGATGCCGACAGATTCAGCAAGTGAGCGATGCTTATGAAGCATTCTAAATTCACCGTGAATCGGCATAAAATATTTCGGTTTCATCAGCGTTAACATAAGCTTTAACTCTTCCTGACACGCATGTCCCGAAACATGTAATCCCGTTCCTGAACCATAAATAACATTTGCGCCAAGATGCAGTAAATTATCAATCACTTGTGTCACGTTTTTTTCATTGCCAGGAATTGGCGATGAGGCAAAAATCACAGTATCATCAGGATGAATCTCCACTTGACGAAAATTAGATGTCGATAGTCGAGATAACGCAGCCATTGCTTCCCCTTGACTTCCCGTACATAATATAGCGACTTCTTCCGGGTCAAATTGGTTGATATCTTGCTTTTCAATTATCATGCCTTCCGGAATATGCAAATAGCCAAGCTCCTCCGCTACGGACACGACATTCACCATACTTCGACCAAGTAAGACAAGTTTACGATTTGTTTTATATGCAGCATCTACCACTTGTTGGACACGATGAACATTTGACGCGAAAGTAGAGATAAATATTTTTTTCCGTGCTTTTCTAAACTCTTCTTCAATCTTTTTACCAATTATCCGCTCAGATGGGTTGAAGCCCGGTCGTTCTGCGTTTGTACTTTCCGATAATAAAAGCAACACACCTTTTGAACCGATTTCCGCCATTTTATTAATATCCGCATAATCATCATTAATTGGCGTAAAATCAAACTTAAAATCGCCGGTATGTACAACGATTCCCTCAGGCGTATGAAAAACAATTCCTAAACAGTCTGGAATACTATGATTTGTTTTAAAAAACGTGACATCCATCGTCCCGAAGTTCAAGCTTGAGTCCCCGTTAATAAGCTGCAAATCAGTATTTCGTAGAAGTCCATGTTCCTTTAATTTTATTTTAATTAATCCGAGCGTTAATCGCGTTGCATATACAGGAACATTAATTTGCTTTAAAAAATAAGGTATGCCGCCAATATGATCTTCATGTCCATGTGTAACGAGGAGACCACGAATTTTCTCTCGATTTTCTTTCAGATAAGCAATATCTTGGATAATTAAGTCTACCCCTAACGAACTTTCATCCGGAAACTTTGAACCACAGTCAACGATAACAATGTCATCCCCATATTGAATTACATACATATTTTTACCAATTTCATTTAGTCCACCTAACGCAAAAACGGATAATGTATTCGTATTCAAAGATAATAACCTCCTTATATCTATTCAGATTTCATTTACACGAAACTTGATTAAAGTATGTCCTAAACGGAATATATTATGAATTGGTTTGAAGCACTTAATTGCCCAAATTCAATTGGGTAACTCTTTGAATTATGGCAATCCTACTCAGAAAGGAGGACAGTCAATGGCTAAAAATAATAAAATTCTTGTACCCGAGGCAAGGGACGAATTAGATAAACTAAAAGTGGAAGTGATGAAGCAACAAGGTTTTCAAGTACCAAAAGATCATCCAGACAATGTTAAATTTGAAGTTGCAGATGAACTTGGGATTCCATTATCTAAGGGGAAAAACGGACAAATCACTGCGGAAAATGCTGGTAAAATTGGCGGTTCTATTGGCGGAAATATGGTGAAAGAAATGGTTAGAATGGCCCAACAGCAAATGGTAAATCGAGACAAGGAATAACATAAAGCAAAGAGAGATAGCAATCACAGTTGCTATCTCCCTTTAATTATTTATCTTGTTTCCGGTCTTCCGGAGAAAAATCTGAGCGTTCAAATTCCTCTGCTGCCTCGGCAAGTCGCATTTGAGCTTCCTGGTAATTTTCATTGCCATCTTTATGGTTTTGCGCTAAATTCTGTCGTGCAATTTCTTGCTGATTCAACCTTGGATCTCGATGTTGGATAAAGCTATTCGAATGTTCTTGACGATTTATATTGAGCTTTACCCCTCTATCATGATGTGATTTATTATCTTTTTTCGCCACAGTTGCCACTCCTTTGTTGGAATTAACGAATTGTGATTAGTATTCGCTGTTTCTGCGACGGTATACATGAACGAATTGCATGATGGTTTTTTTGGCCATGACTACAGATAATTCTTGGCTTTTCGTCTGCGCAACTTATTTCTAATTTTTTTACTAAAAGTTGCCGCAACGAGATAAAATGATAGCGCAATACCTGTAACCGCCGTGATAAGCGATATCCATTCAAACAGTGTATAATTCATAAAATCTTTCCACCCCGAATGCGTTTTCCAGTCTTCAATCACTAGATTCATCCCGTAAATACCTGAGATGACTGTGAAAATCGTAAGGATAAATAGCAACGTATTCATTCGGTCAGCCGCTAAGTTTTCTTGACTCTTATACAACGCTTGCAAAGTATTAGTCACTTCTTTGAAATACGAATCAATTTGGAAGGCTTTACGGAACATAATAGTCAATTCTTTTCCCTCTGCTCGCGTACTTACGTCTTTGTTATAATACAACGAAGAAAATAAAGTTATAAATTTGATAAGAGATTTTACATATTCATCATCTTTATCCCAGTCAATTTTACTATATTCATAAGCTACTCGAAGCAACATCGTTTTATAAAAATAATGCAAAAGATAATTATAATAGTGCGTTCCCATAAACTGAGATAGCATTCTCTCTGTATCATTTGGCAGTTCGTTTGAGATTGTCATAAAAGCGTGTCCAGTTATGATTGTGTATGTATGAGGCGCCCATCTGTCATGCATATATTTATTAAGAAAGCGTTGTACATAAGATGGATTATTTGCTGAAATAAAAACCTCACCATTCGGCGTTCGTCCATCTATAGTTCCCATTCGGTACAATTGATCCTCTGTAATTGGAGTATTATCCAGACTAAAAAGAAACGCCGAAACTAACATTCTTTCATCCTCAATGTAAGGGAATGAACCAAAATATCTATCTGGTTTCTCATCAGGCAACATGTATCTCTCCATTACCGGACAAAGCAATGTAAATAGAAAATCATAAACAGATATAGAATTTCCGCTTTGTGGATGCAATATGTATGCGCCGCGCTCTTCATCTAACTTAGACTCCACCGCTCTAAAATGTTGGGCAAAATCGAGAACGTCTGCAAGATCTTTTTCTTCTTTGTCCAACGTTACTCTTATCGTTAAAAATGCAAATCCAAAGGGGCCTAGCATAACATCTATAGTTGGAACATAAAACGGAAACGTCTTGCCATGAATACAAATGATAAAAGATTCTCCGATCGACTTCGTAAAACGGTGAAACCCATGTTCATTTAAGGATTCCGGAAACAGAATATGTTCTGTGTAAGGCAAAAAATATTGTTCTAGTTCTTGAGTATCAACTGAAATTTCGTCTCCAAATATATTTTCATGGTCCTTATTTTGGTCATTTAATTTAAAGAAAGCAAATCCATTCTCTTCGAGTGAACGAGCAAAATCCAACTTTTCTCCATTGTCAAACCCTACCGGTAAAATGAAGGAAAGATACGTTCGACCAATTGACAGTTCTGTTGCTTTTATTTTTTCTATCATTAGGTATCGCCCTTTCCACAAGCTTAAAGACTTGTAATGGGATTTCCCGAATGAGAGAAAAGTAAACCTACGCTATCCTTGAAGTCTTTCTGAAGATCAAGGAGATTTTAGGTTTCATTGAATAAAATTGGGGTATATTAAAAATACAAGGCTACATTACTAATTGAAGAACTGTGAATCACAGGGAACCATTTACGTGGAACTGCACAGCCTTGGCGGAAAATTTGCATGACTGACGGACAAACAATCTCGTCATGATTCTTATGGGACAGACAAAGGATGTTTAGTCAGAAAATAAGTTTTTTGTTTAAGTCCAACAAAAGCCTACTGTGGAAGGTCTGTGTTACAGACAGAAAATTGTAACCTCCTTATCCCCATCGGATTAAGAAGACAGTATGGCATTATTGACTGGAAGACGAGAAAAAAGTATCGTCAGACAGAATGGTATTGTAGACAAATTTTCCGAAAGAAGTTGAAAAAGCATGGTTGCTTTTTTTAGCACCATGCTTTTTGCAATTTTTATGAAACAATAATATCTTTCAGACTTCATACAATAAGATAAGTTGATTGTAACCATTAACTGAAAGGTTGTGATTCAATGAAATGGTTCGGCGGCATTTTAGTAAATGCCTTTCTATTTCTACTGCTCTCTTTAATTATTCCTAGCTTTCATGTCGAAAGCATAGGTACCGCCATTTTGGCCAGTTTCATTTTAGCGCTCGTCAATATACTCGTCCGACCTCTGCTTGTTTTATTTACATTACCCGCTACAATTTTTACGCTCGGTTTATTCTTATTCATTATTAACGCCTTAATGTTAATCCTTACACATAAAATCGTCGGAAATGGGTTTGTCATTGACAGTTTTGGAATCGCATTACTCATTGCGTTTCTGATGTCAATCTTGAATCTGATTTTGAACACGACTGTTTTAAAAGCCTCATATAAACTCGGCTAACTTCTAGCAGAGTTTATTTGTTTCATCATTTACTCGCAATAAGAAACAGATGTGCTATAATCAGTTTCCTTGACGTTAGACTAAAGGAAAAGTTTTGTTTTATTGGAGGAAGATTAATTTGAGGAAGTTTGTATTAGTTCCTTTGCTTTTATTATCTGTATGGCTTTTAGCTAGTTGTACAAATGACGTGACGCCCCCTAATGGGAAAAAGATTGATGAAAATAGTATGCAAGTAGTAACTTTTGAAACATCTCCATTTTTACGTGTTCATTACATTGAGGCTGGACAGGCAGATGCGAGTTTACTGCAATTGGTTGATGAAGAGGAAACCATCAATATTTTAATTGATACAGGAGATTGGAATGCGAACGATGTGGTTACTTATTTACAAAAAGAAAAAATTAGCGAGATTGACTTAATTACAGTTACGCATCCACATGCGGATCATCTAGGGCAATTGGATAAAATCATTAACACTTTCACTGTTGGAGAAGTATGGATGAACGGGGACACAACGAATTCCCAAGTATTTCTGAATGCTCTAGAGGCGATTGAAACAAATGAAGTTGATTACTATGAACCAAGAGCAGGCGAAACGTTTGATATCGGTCCCCTACAAATCGATGTTGTACATCCCACCGATTTATCGTTAAATACAAATAGTAACTCAATCGTTATGCGTATCCAATACGGCGATATTGCTTTCTTGTTCACAGGCGATGCAGAGCGTGCGGCAGAAGATAAAATGCTTGCAAGCGGCGCTAATTTAAACGCCCACATTTTACATCTTGGCCATCATGGTTCTAAAACGTCAACCAGTGTACCATTTTTAGAAGCAGTCAATCCTGAAGTTGCGATTTATTCAGCAGGAATGAATAACGCCTATGGTCTTCCGGATATGGAAGTGATTGGGCGAGTAAATGCACATCATTCAATCGTTTATGGAACAGATAAATACGGTACAATATTAGTAGAGACAGATGGTCATAAATATCATATTATGACTGAAAAACAAGGCACGCTACCTCCCCCAGTTCTAGCTGATACATGTGTCAACATTAACACAGCTTCTACTGAAGACTTACAACAAATCATACATATTGGGGAGAAAACTGCCGCAGAACTTGTACGGCTTCGTCCATTTCAAACTTTGAATGATCTACTTACCCTCAACGGGATTGGTGAAAAACGTTTGGAAGATATTAAAGATCAGAATTTGGCTTGTATAGGAGGATAATAAATGGATTCAGCATACTATGATCGGATGTCAGGTAACAATCAAGCTGTACTTCTCGTAGAAAGTATTCAAAAAGAATTTATACTTCCCGCTACTTCACTCCCATCAGGTAGTAAGCCTGGCAGTTGGTTTCATGTTACTGTCCAGAATGATACCATCACTTCAATTAAAATTGATGAAGCTAAAACGAGTGCAATGAAGGACGACATCCAAAGCCGTCTAGCACGTCTTCAATCCAATAAGAAAAGTCGTTTTAAACGGCGATAATTTGAAAGGAGTCCTTAGGGGCTTCTTTTTTATTAGCTCGAGGTAGACGGGGAGTGGACAATTACTGAAAGAGTAAAAGACTAAATGCGGTCTGTTGATCCACATTTCCACATTTAGTCTATTTCCATTAAGGAAGGTTATTCAAAAAGTTTTGATAGGCAAATCCTTTTACTTCGTCTTCACGATAACGCTTTAATAATTCATTAATTAAATTTGGGTGCATGGAGGCATCTTCTAACTGAATAATTTTTGTGGAAATCCCGTCAAAGTCTGAACCTAACCCGATGTGATTAACGCCACCTAAAGAACAAAGATGGTCAATATGCAATATGAGGTCATCAATTGTCACATCGCCTTCACTTTTTACAAACTGGGGACAATAAACAACATGAACCAACCCGTTTTTTGCAAACATCGCTGACACTTGTTTATCAGATAAATTTCTTGGATGGTCACAAATTGCTTTCGCATTTGAATGACTGGCAATTGGATACTTTGCTTCTTCCATCACATCCCAAAAAGCATTTTCACTTAAATGCGAGACATCTGTTAAGATTTTATGGTCGTTATTAAATTGGACAACCTCACGTCCAAAGTCAGTGAGGCCTGCTCCCCTAGGTTCTCCCACCCCGTCAGCCGCTAAATTGGCATTATTCCAAGTGAGTCCAATAGAGCGAACACCTAGCTCATATAAAATGGTCAACTTTTTCAAGTCATTCCCAATCGCATCCACACCTTCTAACGTTAATAACGCCCCGATTTCCCCCTCTTGTAATGTATCAAAATCACTCCATTCCTTAATGAGCTTCATATTCTGATTTTTTCCGAGCACTTCTGTGTAAAAATAATACACTTGGTCCAGTACTGCTTGGAACTTTTCATTTGCATCCATATTAGGCCATATGAAAATGGCAAATGCTTGCACGCGAACATTGCCCTTTATTAGCTTTTCATAATTCGTATCCAGTTCTGGTGCGTTTTCAAATGATAATTTTCCTTTTGCTTCATATAACCTCAGTAAGACATCACAGTGTAGATCAATGACATGCATTTTTTACCCTCTACTTTCCTGGCTTTTGTGAATAAATGCCTCAAAAATTTTAATAGAAATCTTATCCTCTTTTTGTACCAATGCTTCTGGATGCCATTGTACACCTAAAACAAATGGGTGAATTGTACTTTCGATTGCCTCGATCACCCCATCGGTTGCAATGCCGCAAATCTGCAATGGTTGTGGTACATCTTTCACGGCTTGATGATGAAATGAGTTTACTTTTATCCTTTCTTCATTCACAAGTTTTTGAAGTAAACTTCCTTTTTTTAATTTCACGAAATGGCTTGGGTGACAAGTAGGTGCCTGTTGACTATGTTGAATCGTTGTTTTTTCACGTTGATGATAGATATCTTGGTACATATTTCCACCTACCGCAACATTTATAATTTGAAGACCGCGACAAATGCCAAGCAGCGGCTTTCTCGTCCGTAACACCTCTTTTGCTAATGCAATTTCAGCAACATCACGCATTGGGTCTACCTTGCCTAGGTGAATATGTGGCTCCTCGCCAAATAAAGTCGGGTCAATATCACCACCGCCCGTCAGCACAATCCCATCTACAACACGAACTAGATCCCCTATATTCTTCGATAGATTACTCGGGAGAATGATTGGGTTTCCACCCGCTTTTAAAATTGCTTGGATATATGTCGCATTGACAATGGCTGCACCCTTTTTGTTTCTGCTTGCCGTAATCCCAATAACTGGTTTGATTGCTACTCCTCCTTTTTTACGTACATGCGAAGTCCGTAAAACAATGCCCACGCCTCATCATTTTCATTGAAATAAAAACGAATAGGCTCTTCAATCGGTTTTAGAACAAGGGTCTCTTCGTTACTTGCACGAAGCATGTAATTTTTCCCTTCTACCGTTGCTTGTAGCTGTCCAATGGCTGAGCTAATTTCGATGACTGCTCCTTCTCCTGTTTGATACGTCCCGATAAACTTCGGCAATTCATACTCCTTCATATGATAATGGGGTTCAATGGACCTTAAACATGTCAATGGAATCCCAAGTGCAGCATTCGCTGCGCATAACCATATATCGCCTGCATTCACACCACTTACGTTTGTCAGCACAGCGATAACAATATTTTCTTCTGGAATAAAACCAAAGTTTGAAGAGACGCCAGGTTGTCCCCCACCGTGTTCAACAAGTGTGACGTCACCATAATTCGGTGTAATATGAAGACCATAGCCATAAGAGCGGGTTCCATGCGTTTGATGAACAGGTTGACTCATTATATTCGATTCTTTCAAATAAATTTGACCGTATTTGACTAAATCGAGTACAGTTGAACGAATGCCGCCTCCTGCCGCATAATTCCCAAGCGTTGGCCATGCACATTTTTTAAGAGATTCATTTTCAAATACATAAGGTGTGGCGACGTCATCATATTCTGCAACTTCACTTAACTCAAAAGTGGTCCTGTGCATCTCGCTTGGCAGAATGATTTCTTTTTTTATAAACTCCTTATAATTCATACCTGTGACTTTTTCAATAATCGCACCGAGTAATAAAAACATATCATTGTTATAGCAAAAATATGCGCCTGGTTCACCTAACGGTTGTATGTCCGCTTCTTTTAAATAAAGTAGATGCTCCGTAAACTCTTTCAATTGTTCTTTCCGTTCTATTGTTGGTATGCCTGTTGTATGTGAGAGCAGATGATGGATTTTAATCGCTTCAACATTCTCGTATCCGCTCAATTCAAACTGTGGAAGATGTTGTTTCACGGAGTCATCAAGAGCTAACTTTCCTTCTTCTACTAATTTCATAATCGCTAATGCTGTGAAAGATTTTGTTATGGATGCCGTACCAAAAATTGTATTTGGTGTTACCTTTTTATTATTTTCTATGTTTGCTTTTCCAAACCCTTTTGCAAATATCACTTCGTTATCTCTCGTAATTGCAACGGCAGCGCCTGGAATTTGTTCACGTTCCATGATTTCTTTAATCGCATTCTCGAGTGGTTGCCACTCTGTCATTCTCCTCATCCTTTCGTGCATTTCAATGTTGTTAATTATTTGTATGTTAATACTCTATCATATATATTCACTGTTTTTAGTGAAATCAAAAAAGCGTAACATCTATTTCCCCACATAAACGAATAACTATATACACCTACTTCCTCTGTTTTTATATACCCAAATTTCTCTCTTTTGTACACCCTAATTTAAAGTAAGATGTATCACCGTCAGATACTTATTTGTGATAGGATATAACTTGATAGTTGAAGGAGTGAAATGTTTTGTTAAAACAAAAGATGCTGAGATATATTTCAGTAACACAAAACGAATCAATGAAAATTGAGTTATATAAAGAAGAGAAACGTTACGCAGAAAAGTACAATCTCATCCCAGCTAATGTGGAAGTGATTGAAAAAGATTGCAGAACAAGATTTCAAGATGCTTACGTAGAACGTTGTGAGAAGGAAACGATTGCACTCATTATCGTGGAA
This window of the Sporosarcina pasteurii genome carries:
- a CDS encoding serine hydrolase, whose translation is MTEWQPLENAIKEIMEREQIPGAAVAITRDNEVIFAKGFGKANIENNKKVTPNTIFGTASITKSFTALAIMKLVEEGKLALDDSVKQHLPQFELSGYENVEAIKIHHLLSHTTGIPTIERKEQLKEFTEHLLYLKEADIQPLGEPGAYFCYNNDMFLLLGAIIEKVTGMNYKEFIKKEIILPSEMHRTTFELSEVAEYDDVATPYVFENESLKKCAWPTLGNYAAGGGIRSTVLDLVKYGQIYLKESNIMSQPVHQTHGTRSYGYGLHITPNYGDVTLVEHGGGQPGVSSNFGFIPEENIVIAVLTNVSGVNAGDIWLCAANAALGIPLTCLRSIEPHYHMKEYELPKFIGTYQTGEGAVIEISSAIGQLQATVEGKNYMLRASNEETLVLKPIEEPIRFYFNENDEAWALFYGLRMYVKKEE